A part of Rhodohalobacter barkolensis genomic DNA contains:
- a CDS encoding cytochrome ubiquinol oxidase subunit I has translation MEALELARWQFGITTVYHFIFVPLTLGLSVLVAIIQTFWYRTGDERYKHLTKYFGKLFVIVFTLGIVTGIVQEFQFGMNWSEYSRFVGDIFGIPLAIEALMAFFMESTFLGLWLFGWNRLSKGVHLLSIWLVAIASNLSAIWILMANSWMQVPVGYEIVGGRAELSDFVAILLNERLLVQMPHTIIAGFVTGGLFVLGISAWMMYRGNQVQTFKKSAQIALVFTAVASLLTATTGHSQAQDTVQSQPMKMAAMEGLWETEQPASFSLFALIDQENRTSMREVRLPYMLSVLAHNNATSEVKGLNELQAEMEEKHGEGNYIPPVKTVYWGFRVMVGLGMLFIFTSFFGLYLWWKGRLETTAWYHKAVIGVLFLPYIANSAGWLVTEMGRQPWVVYGLLLTSDGVSPTVADSSIWISMSAFTLVYGLLAAVAFYLIVKYAKPGIPKGKEESGDSDGKESEHSDAFAY, from the coding sequence ATGGAAGCATTAGAATTAGCTCGTTGGCAGTTCGGTATTACCACTGTATACCACTTTATTTTTGTACCGTTAACTTTGGGTCTTTCGGTACTTGTAGCAATCATACAAACCTTTTGGTACCGTACAGGTGATGAAAGGTATAAGCATCTCACGAAGTATTTTGGAAAACTATTTGTAATTGTCTTTACACTTGGAATCGTTACCGGAATAGTTCAGGAATTTCAGTTTGGTATGAACTGGAGTGAATATTCCCGTTTTGTGGGAGACATATTTGGAATACCGTTAGCCATCGAAGCGTTGATGGCATTTTTTATGGAATCGACCTTTTTGGGGCTTTGGCTTTTTGGCTGGAATCGACTCAGTAAAGGTGTCCATTTGTTGTCTATATGGTTAGTGGCTATTGCTTCAAATTTATCTGCTATCTGGATTCTAATGGCCAATTCGTGGATGCAGGTTCCTGTTGGCTATGAGATTGTTGGAGGCAGAGCAGAACTTTCGGATTTCGTAGCTATTCTGCTAAATGAACGACTCTTGGTACAAATGCCACACACAATCATTGCAGGATTTGTGACAGGCGGACTTTTTGTTCTGGGTATAAGTGCGTGGATGATGTATCGCGGAAATCAGGTACAGACATTTAAAAAATCGGCTCAGATCGCACTGGTTTTCACAGCAGTAGCATCATTATTAACGGCCACTACCGGTCACAGTCAGGCGCAGGATACAGTGCAGAGCCAGCCAATGAAAATGGCGGCTATGGAAGGTTTGTGGGAAACTGAGCAACCAGCCAGCTTTTCACTTTTTGCGCTGATTGACCAAGAAAATCGAACTTCGATGAGAGAGGTACGCCTACCCTATATGCTGAGTGTACTGGCTCACAACAATGCCACTTCAGAAGTAAAAGGGCTGAATGAACTTCAAGCTGAAATGGAAGAGAAGCATGGCGAGGGGAATTATATTCCGCCGGTCAAGACTGTCTATTGGGGTTTTCGGGTGATGGTAGGTTTAGGCATGCTTTTTATATTCACCTCATTCTTCGGTTTGTATTTGTGGTGGAAAGGAAGACTGGAAACCACTGCCTGGTATCATAAAGCGGTCATTGGAGTTCTATTTCTTCCATATATAGCGAATTCGGCGGGCTGGCTCGTTACCGAGATGGGTCGACAGCCCTGGGTAGTTTATGGTTTGCTACTTACATCAGATGGTGTTTCTCCTACCGTGGCAGACAGCTCTATCTGGATTAGTATGTCGGCATTTACCCTGGTATATGGCCTGCTTGCTGCAGTAGCATTCTATCTGATTGTAAAATATGCGAAGCCGGGAATTCCAAAAGGGAAGGAAGAATCAGGCGACTCTGATGGTAAAGAGTCTGAACATTCCGATGCATTTGCTTACTAA
- the cydB gene encoding cytochrome d ubiquinol oxidase subunit II: protein MDFQLIWFILIAVLFIGYFFLEGFDFGVGILMPFISRDDTDRRVCINTIGPFWDANEVWLITAGGAMFAAFPHWYATLFSGFYLPLLLILLALILRAVGFEFRSKVNKIFWKRSADHFIFWGSLIPAFIWGVALTNIVMGLPIGEDMNFTGGLFGLLSPYAILGGVASTTVFTLHGALFITLRTEGPLMERAAKVARIMWIPAGILLMIFALLGYRYTVLFDGLGLVPGTIPALTIISFIAGYFLLKKERFSWSFAATGATIVMGTIVAFEGLFPVLMPSTLNPDWSLTIYNASSSELTLTIMSVVAIIFLPLVLGYQIYSYYVFRKRVTRDSIPTH, encoded by the coding sequence ATGGATTTTCAACTTATCTGGTTCATACTAATCGCAGTCCTTTTTATTGGCTACTTCTTTCTGGAAGGCTTTGACTTTGGTGTGGGAATACTCATGCCTTTTATCAGCCGTGATGATACGGATCGGCGGGTTTGTATCAACACAATTGGTCCGTTCTGGGACGCAAACGAAGTATGGCTTATCACAGCGGGCGGTGCCATGTTCGCCGCTTTCCCTCACTGGTACGCAACTCTCTTCAGTGGGTTTTATCTGCCTTTACTGCTCATACTTCTGGCATTAATCTTACGGGCTGTTGGATTTGAATTTCGATCAAAGGTCAATAAAATTTTCTGGAAGCGAAGCGCAGATCACTTCATCTTTTGGGGAAGCCTGATACCGGCATTTATCTGGGGTGTGGCTCTTACAAATATCGTAATGGGATTGCCTATTGGTGAAGACATGAACTTTACCGGCGGATTGTTCGGGCTCTTATCACCCTATGCCATTCTCGGCGGAGTCGCTTCAACAACTGTTTTTACACTTCATGGAGCACTTTTTATAACTTTGAGAACAGAGGGACCTCTTATGGAGCGGGCGGCTAAAGTGGCTAGAATAATGTGGATTCCGGCAGGGATACTGCTAATGATTTTTGCACTTCTCGGTTACCGTTACACTGTTCTTTTTGATGGATTAGGCCTGGTTCCGGGAACCATACCGGCACTTACCATTATTTCATTCATTGCCGGGTATTTTTTACTTAAAAAGGAGCGATTTAGCTGGTCTTTTGCGGCCACCGGCGCAACAATCGTAATGGGCACCATTGTTGCATTTGAGGGCCTGTTTCCCGTACTGATGCCGTCGACATTAAATCCGGACTGGTCACTTACAATTTATAACGCTTCTTCAAGTGAATTAACCCTTACAATCATGAGCGTTGTAGCCATCATATTTTTGCCTTTGGTGCTTGGCTATCAAATTTACAGTTATTATGTGTTCAGAAAGAGAGTGACCCGCGATTCCATTCCAACGCATTAA
- the cydD gene encoding thiol reductant ABC exporter subunit CydD, translating to MRSIHPHKVEQAQKRLFREALSLRGFIAGLLFAAVITAVVILAQMYSLSVIIDAAFLQEWNASHYGHYVIILMGAVAVRAVMAWTDKWLGMKMSIHQKARYRKKLLKKIHEIGPVRLKGEKTGELIGLQLNGIEKLDDFYSLYIPAAIRMGTIPLIIFGVVMWLDWPSGLVFMITGPLIPIFMYLIGTKAGDKIREQWGTFRRMNAHFLDTIQGMDTLKLFGREKSAGRSINNVSRMFRVTTMRVLKIAFLSGMILELAASVSTAVVAVEIGVRLIEGMVGFQIGLFVLLLAPEFYLPFRTFGSAHHAGMEGAEAGARLFELFDHSDTDFRDRENNLEMVPDHPSLIQIKNLNFRYPGSENHVLNGVNLTLKANEVHTLAGASGEGKTTLMNILSTLIPYEDGEIIVNGSSLAKLDAKRWKNQISYLSQFSHFFPGSIEDNIRLGSRNATEDQILEASRLAQAHSFISELPNGYQTVLGEDGLNLSGGERQRIALARTFLKKSPIYFLDEPGSSLNKELEVALMRSIKTLAKNSIVFILSHQQQTMMASDRISILKEGVITESGPASEVIAARDTEVNVEGVFG from the coding sequence ATGAGGTCCATTCATCCCCATAAAGTTGAACAGGCGCAAAAGCGTTTGTTCCGTGAGGCTCTTTCACTGAGGGGCTTTATAGCCGGTTTACTGTTTGCTGCCGTAATAACTGCGGTTGTTATTCTGGCTCAGATGTACAGCCTCAGCGTAATCATTGATGCCGCTTTCTTGCAAGAATGGAATGCGTCACATTACGGACACTATGTTATCATTCTGATGGGGGCTGTTGCTGTTCGGGCCGTTATGGCATGGACAGACAAATGGTTGGGCATGAAGATGTCGATACACCAAAAGGCCCGGTACAGAAAAAAGCTGCTTAAAAAGATCCATGAAATTGGCCCCGTACGCTTAAAGGGAGAAAAAACAGGTGAGCTGATAGGGCTTCAGCTTAATGGAATCGAAAAACTGGATGATTTCTATAGCCTCTATATTCCGGCCGCAATTCGAATGGGAACAATTCCGCTCATCATATTTGGCGTCGTAATGTGGTTAGACTGGCCGTCCGGACTGGTTTTTATGATCACCGGTCCCTTAATCCCCATTTTCATGTACCTGATTGGAACCAAAGCAGGGGATAAAATCAGAGAGCAGTGGGGAACCTTTCGCCGAATGAATGCACACTTTCTGGATACTATTCAGGGAATGGATACTCTCAAACTTTTTGGCAGGGAAAAAAGCGCCGGAAGAAGTATCAATAATGTGAGCAGAATGTTTCGGGTTACCACCATGAGAGTTTTAAAAATTGCATTTCTTTCAGGAATGATTCTTGAGTTGGCGGCTTCGGTTAGTACGGCCGTTGTAGCTGTAGAGATCGGCGTAAGACTTATCGAAGGGATGGTCGGTTTTCAGATAGGATTATTTGTTCTGTTGCTTGCACCGGAATTTTATCTGCCATTTCGAACATTTGGGAGCGCCCATCATGCAGGTATGGAAGGTGCTGAGGCCGGAGCAAGACTATTTGAACTATTCGATCATTCAGATACAGATTTTCGAGACAGAGAAAATAACCTGGAAATGGTGCCTGATCACCCCTCACTGATTCAGATAAAAAATCTGAATTTCCGTTATCCCGGTTCTGAAAATCATGTTTTAAACGGGGTGAACCTGACTCTTAAGGCAAATGAAGTTCACACTTTGGCAGGCGCCAGCGGGGAAGGTAAAACAACGCTGATGAATATATTAAGTACACTGATTCCTTATGAGGATGGGGAAATCATCGTGAACGGTAGTTCCCTCGCTAAGCTGGATGCCAAACGCTGGAAAAATCAGATCTCTTACCTCTCTCAATTTTCACACTTTTTTCCGGGCAGTATTGAAGACAATATCCGATTGGGAAGCCGGAATGCAACAGAAGATCAGATATTGGAAGCGTCCCGGCTTGCGCAGGCACACTCCTTTATTTCTGAACTCCCCAACGGATACCAAACGGTTCTGGGTGAAGACGGACTAAATTTGAGTGGCGGTGAACGGCAGCGAATTGCTCTTGCACGTACATTCTTAAAAAAATCACCCATTTATTTTCTGGATGAACCCGGGAGTTCTCTGAATAAGGAGCTGGAAGTGGCCTTGATGCGCTCTATCAAAACACTGGCTAAGAACAGTATTGTTTTCATTTTGAGCCATCAGCAGCAGACCATGATGGCTTCGGATCGTATCTCAATACTTAAGGAAGGAGTAATAACGGAAAGTGGACCGGCAAGTGAAGTAATCGCTGCAAGGGATACTGAAGTAAATGTTGAGGGGGTATTTGGATGA